Proteins encoded within one genomic window of Macrotis lagotis isolate mMagLag1 chromosome 3, bilby.v1.9.chrom.fasta, whole genome shotgun sequence:
- the LOC141518187 gene encoding alpha-L-iduronidase-like, with product MGSPSGYFTNFEDKNQVYEWKNLVTLLAKRYIEKYGLSHVSRWNFETWNEPDHHDFDNVSMTIQGFLNYYDACSEGLREVNLGLKFGGPGDSFHPFPKSPICWNLLSHCYNGTNFFTGEKGVRLDFISLHRKGGGSSIYILEQEKEVAGQIQSLFPNFTHVPIYNDEADPLVGWSQPQIWRADVTYASMVVKVIAQHQTLLLSETNNTLNYTLLSNDNAFLSYHPHHFTQRTLTARFQMNNTKPPHVHLVRKPVLTVMGLLALLGENQLWTEAHCDGLLVDNNHTMGVLATSHWPKESSSSDSWQVTVLVYASDDNRTSANFSTITIQLNNVPAATDLVYMTYYMDNNLTNPFLEWKKLGSPVFPTMKQFQQMRETEDAVAMGPFPFPENGRLTLKQKLSIPSILLLHVCSMPHLPPNQVNGVRILPLTRGQITVLWDDSCVNSKCLRTYEVEFSQHGHIYRGIHRKESTFNLCVFAPDDANVTGFYRLRAVDYWGRPGPFSIPVYYKEAVA from the exons ATGGGGAGCCCATCTGGCTACTTTACCAATTTTGAGGACAAAAATCAGGTATATGAATGGAAGAACCTTGTCACCCTTTTGGCTAAGAGATATATTG AGAAATATGGGTTAAGCCATGTCTCCAGATGGAATTTTGAAACTTGGAATGAGCCGGATCATCACGACTTTGACAATGTGTCCATGACGATCCAAG GCTTCCTCAACTATTATGATGCCTGCTCAGAAGGCCTGAGGGAAGTCAATTTGGGCCTGAAGTTTGGAGGTCCTGGAGACTCCTTCCATCCATTCCCTAAGTCCCCCATTTGCTGGAACTTACTCAGTCACTGCTACAATGGGACAAACTTCTTCACTGGTGAGAAAGGTGTGCGCCTGGATTTTATCTCCTTACATAGGAAG GGTGGGGGCAGCTCTATCTACATCCTAGAGCAGGAAAAGGAAGTCGCCGGGCAGATCCAGAGCCTTTTCCCCAATTTCACCCATGTACCCATTTACAATGATGAGGCTGACCCCCTGGTGGGCTGGTCCCAGCCCCAGATCTGGAGAGCAGATGTGACTTATGCATCCATGGTCGTGAAG GTCATAGCCCAGCATCAGACTCTGCTGCTGTCAGAGACCAACAACACCCTGAACTACACCCTGTTGAGCAACGATAATGCCTTCCTGAGCTACCACCCACACCACTTTACCCAGAGGACACTGACTGCCCGCTTCCAGATGAACAACACAAAGCCACCCCATGTGCACCTAGTCCGAAAGCCCGTGCTCACTGTCATGGGGCTGCTGGCCCTGTTGG GTGAAAACCAGCTGTGGACAGAGGCTCACTGTGATGGGCTACTGGTGGACAACAATCATACAATGGGAGTACTAGCCACCTCCCACTGGCCCAAGGAGTCCTCTTCATCAGACAGCTGGCAGGTCACAGTGCTGGTGTATGCTAGTGATGATAATCGGACATCTGCCAACTTCAGTACCATCACCATACAGCTCAACAATGTCCCAGCAGCTACAG ACCTTGTCTACATGACCTACTATATGGACAATAATCTCACCAACCCTTTCCTGGAATGGAAGAAACTTGGCTCACCTGTCTTTCCCACCATGAAGCAATTTCAGCAGATGAGAGAGACTGAG GATGCTGTAGCCATGGGCCCATTTCCATTTCCTGAAAATGGTCGGCTGACCCTGAAGCAAAAACTTTCAATACCATCAATTCTTCTCCTTCATGTGTGTTCAATGCCACACCTGCCCCCAAACCAG GTCAATGGTGTCCGCATCTTGCCTCTCACAAGAGGGCAGATCACTGTGCTTTGGGATGATAGCTGTGTCAACTCAAA GTGTCTAAGGACATATGAGGTTGAATTCTCCCAACATGGACATATTTACAGAGGGATCCACAGGAAGGAGTCAACTTTCAACCTTTGTGTCTTTGCTCCAG ATGATGCCAATGTCACTGGCTTCTATCGACTCCGTGCTGTGGATTACTGGGGCCGCCCAGGCCCATTCTCCATCCCTGTTTACTACAAAGAGGCAGTGGCATGA